A window of Bacteroidia bacterium genomic DNA:
ATAAGATCTGTGAACTCGTACAAAATCTTGTTTGCTTAAGATGTTTTCGAAATGTTGGAGTGTCTTTTTTTTCAAGAAAACCCCATCCTTGGTGTGAATCTTTACATAATCATCATAAGCTTCCAAATACAGAACTTCTTGAATGGGAATAATTTTAATATTTCCTGCAAATTTTACTACTATTCGGTTAGTTTCCTCAGCATGACTCAAATGATTATGCTTTATTTCTGGCTCAATTTCAATTGCTTGTTGGGTAGATTTCCATTTTTGAATGGCCTTGTTGAATCTTTCCTTTCCAATTGGTTTTAGCAGGTAGTCAATTGCCTGAGCTTCAAAAGCTTGAAAGGCATATTCGTCGTATGCAGTTGTGAAAATGACACTTGGTTTAAAATCGAGCAATTCAAGCATTTCAAATCCGTTTATTTTAGGCATTTGAACATCAAGGAATACCAATTGTGGCTGTAAGTCCTGGATAGCTTTTACGCCTTCAAACCCATTGTTACATTCCTTTATCACCTCAAATTCCGGAAAAGAAGCCAAAAATTCCTTAATAAGTTCCCTGGCTAGAGGCTCATCATCAATCAAAATTGTTTTTATCATAGTTGTTGAGGTATGGTGAGTATCGTTTGAAAGGTATTTTCATTAACCTGAATATCGAGCAAATCGGAGCGAGAAAATAGAAGGAATAGCCTCCGTTGAATGGACTTTAATCCGAAACCAGTTCCGGCTTTAGGGTTAGTAGTTTCGGAATCGAATGAATTAATTATTCGAATTATCAGGTATGGTCCGTCTTTTTCCGCACTTATTTCTATTTGGGTTTGGGCAATGGTATCGTAAATTCCGAATTTCACTGCATTTTCTACTGCCGGTTGAAGCAATAATGGTGGAATTAGCAAAGAAAGGGTTTCATCAGCGCATTTTAATCTGACATCCAGTCTATTTCCAAAACGGTGTTTTTCAATTTCCAGATACCGTTTTACCTGGTTTAATTCTTCTTGGAATTCAACCAATTGGTTTTCATCCTTTTTAAGAGTTCCACGTAAGAAATCCGATAGTTTCAGAATCATTTCTCTTGCGGTTTGTGGCTGATTACCAATTAAGGAATAAATGGAATTTAGACTATTAAAGAGAAAATGGGGCTGTAATTGCTGCCGAAGGTTTGCCAATTCAGCTTCTTTTGCAAGTTCTTCGGTAAGAAGCTGGCGATGAGAAATTTCTTCCTGATTCTTAAGTAAACCGGAAAAAATTGTCCATAAACTGATGGTCATTAACATAAGTAAGGAATAAACCCAAATGAATGGTATCCATGGGGCGAATTCGATTTTAGGAAGCGCAAACAGTACCTGAGTTTCAAGGGAAAGTTGAATAAAACTTGTTAGGATTAAAAAGCTAATTAAGAGGTTTCCGGTTAATTGGAAGAGAATGTTTTTTTTTCCGATATTAATAAAGTTAGCTATTTGTCCGGTTATATAATTAGTTAATGCCAGTAAGAAATGTAGTATTAGTGCCGGGTAAAAACTTTGCTCCCAATTGAGCCCGGTTCTATGCCAAACAAAAACCCATATAATGGTCCAACCTAGCCACCAAGGTATAAAATACTTCCACTGTGAACTTTTGGATGTCATGCTTTTCATTAACTGGACTTTGTTATTGTATCGGTGTAAATGTTTACTATTTTTTTAATAACTGGTTTAATTAAGCTAAATCGGACAGGAATGGTTAAAGGCTGATGGATGTAAACAACTCAAGCCCATTGTTTTTTTGTTGTACCATTTGAAGGTAGCCTTCCGGATGGTAGGTTTCATGAGTTTGTGAAAAAATCAAACCTCCGTTGCTTAAGGTTTGAAGGGATGTAAGTTCAGAAACTCCGATAAAAATCCAGGAAACCAGGTTTTTGTTGGAATTCAAAAAGGTTGATTCTTCCTTTTTGCCGATTAAATGAGCATTGGATAAAGCTAAACCTGGGGTAGGAGCAGTAAATATCCTAAATTGTTCGTCAAATTGTTGGACGTCCTTATTATTTTGAACCTCAATTTTGAAAACGAGTTTTGCCAAGTAGTAGGAATTCATAGTTTATAAAATTAATATGAATGGATTTCAATACCTCCGAAAACTGCTGCACCTTGAAGAACCAAAACTTTGGATTGATCGGAAAATTCATCTTTAAGAATTGGACGTTTATCTTCCACACTACCAAAAACAGCATCAAGTTCAGAATGTATTTCCCAATGGGGTGGAATTATTAGTTTGGTTCCTCCAAAAACCTGATTTACTTCTAACTCCACCCTTCCTTGGATATCTGCCTGGCTTAAGTTTATTTCTGCACCACCAAATACAGCATTTACTTCTCCGCCTCTAAAGTTTTTAGAGATTATTTTTTTTTTTACTCCACCGAATATGGAATTCACTTCGATGTAATTTTCGGGAGAGTAGTCGTTTTTATTAAATTCAGCTTGTGCTTTCCATTGTTGTTCCCAACGTTGCCACCGACGAGTATGCTTATAGTTATGACAATTTTGTTTTCTCCTGAAACTTCCACTTGGTTTAAACAAAACGTATAATCCAATCAGGATAATGACCAATGGCCAAACGAATTTACCTATGATTAATGCTGGTAGAATGCTTTTGGTAAGGAATAAAGTTCCAATAACGACAAGGATAAAGCCACCGAAGAAATGCCGGATGGGGTTTTTTATCCAAATGGATAATCCGATTACAATGAGAAGCATGGGCCAAGAAATGAGCCAATGCGGAATGTTCATGCCAAGTTCTTTTAGCAGAAATAGTACCCCAACCGATAGGATAATGAATCCGGTAAAAACTTTACTTCGTTTGTGGGATTTTTCTTGTTCCCTCCAAAATTGATTGGGGGTGTTTTGATTTTTTTGTTCTGGGTCTATAATTTCCATTGTTTAAATATTTTTGACAAAGATGTGTTTACATTACAGGGTTTGTCAATAGGAATTAGGCGAACATAGGTTAAAAAGTCGGTAAATGGTACACTGAAGTCGGTAGGTTAATCAAAATAATTGAAGGGTAAAATGGGGATTTAACCAAAATTGTATTTGTTGGAGTCGAACATCTATTAAATTTGTAAATCTATGAAGGAAATCCAATCCCAAGAAATTCCGGTTTATACACTTATTGATCATTCTGAAAAAAAGGAGGTTCCATTTGAGTTTATAACGATGGAGGAAATTGGTGCGCAACGTGAAGAAGAGAATCATGTGCCACATCGTCATGATTTTTTTGCAATTATCTGGGTAAAGAAGGGTAAGGGTAATCATTTAATAGATTATACCAATTATTCCTTTGGCGACAATACTATTTTCTTTTTGGCTCCCGGACATGTTCATTTGGTTAAAGAAGAAATTCCATGCCAAGGCTATGTTATATTATTTACGGAAGAATTTTTAGGATTAGTTCCGGATGGTGGTACTAGTGTCGCATGTTCCATGATATCCCAAGCTGTTGAATTTCCTTATATTGTTCCCAACGAAGAGGAATCTAGAGCTTTTCAAAAGGTAGTTGATTCCATAGGAGGAGAATTTAAAGCCAATGAATTAGGAAGAGATGAAATTATTAGGAGCCAGTTAAAGGTTTTTATGCTTTTGGTTGCCAGGCATCGGGATAGACTTAGTAAGCTAAGTGGGATAAATCCTTTGCATCCGACCAACGATTATTACCGCAATTTTTTGGTAAGTTTAGAGCGGAATTTTAAAAAGGTGCATAGTGTTTCTGCATATTCAGAGATGTTGCATATTACATCGGCCAAGCTAAACGAGTTAGTAAAATCAAACAGAGGTACTACGGCAAGCCAGATGATTAAAGATCGCTTAATTTTAGAAGCTAAGCGAAATTTATCTCATACTGAAAAAACAGTCAAAGAAATTGCTTTCGAACTTGGCTTTGAGGATCATAGTTATTTTATTCGCACATTCAGAATAGAGACCGGAAAAACGCCTCAAGAATTTAGAGAGGAGCAACGATCCTTATGGGCTGCCTGATTTATTTCGATCTAGGTTTTATCGCTTTTAGCTCAACTTCCTTATTTATAACAAAATAGGAGGTTTCCAAGGGTACCTCTAAGTTTTCGGAATGAAACATGTACCCTTTGGCTTCGTAGCTGATATTGTATGTTTTGCCTGAATGAAGGATTAAAATAAATCTACCTGTTTTAGGATTAGGTCTGTAAATACCATAGAGTTCATCATTTTGATTGACAGTGATGGTTACATCTGAAGGAATAACATCGTTTGCGCTGGTAATATATCCTCTATAAACGGTCAATGGAACTTCTTTTTCCATTTCCAGGCTAATCAAATATAAATCTTTTTCACCCAGTCCCCCAGCTTGACTAGAGGCGAAGTAGGCTCTTTTTCCATCAGGAGAGGTAGTAAAAAAGTATTCGTCATCAGCCGTATTAATTGGGAAGCCAATATTTTGAGGAGTGGTCCAGGTTCCTTCCGGCATTTTGTTTGAAAAGAAGATATCAAAGCCTCCTATGGAGCTATGTCCTCTAGAACTAAAGAAAAGAGTATTTCCATCCGGGTGAATAAAGGGTCCTTCTTCATCAAATTTGGTATTGATTTGGGGTCCGGCATTGAGAGGTAGTCCCCAATCTCCGGTAGGTAAGCGTTTAGAAATGTAGATATCCATTCCTCCATATCCACCTTCTCTATCACTAGTAAAATAAAGTGTATTTCCGTCTGCACTAACACTTGCATGAGTTTCTCTTGCTCCGGTATTTATTTGATTACCCAATTTAACCGGTTTGCCCCAGGTGTCCCCATTGAATTTACTTACATAAATGTTTCCGTCTCCCATATCATCCCTGTAAATGAAGAGTTGTTCACCATCAGCCGAAAGTGAAATAGTGGCTTCATGGCCAACTGTATTGATATTATCACCTATTGGAAGTGGTTTGGTCCATTGACCATTTACTTTGTTAGACACATAGATATCTTCGAAGTATTTACCATCATCAGCCAATTGACCACCGGTTGAACCTTCCCGGCGAGAGGTAAAAATTAGGGTATTTTCCAAGGCGTCTAGAACCGGAGCATATTCATCGTATTTGGAATTTACAATTGGACCTAAGTTCTCGATTTGTGCTGTAGTTGGATTGGCAAAAACTTGTTTTGCATTGTTACACATTTCGATTTGTCTGTCAATATCTTTTAAGGTTTCACCATCACTTGCCGGTACGTATTTTTTGTATTTATTATAGTTGGCAATAGCGCTATCTAATTTATAATCCAAATGATAAGCCCGAGCTAAATAATAAATAGTAATGATCGGGGTTTTGGATTCTTTGTAATTCCATTCTTTAAAATTTGCATTAACAAATGCAGCTGCCTTAGCGAGGTATGGAATGGCTTTGTTTTTGGAACCGGAAGTGTTTAGATAAGCATAGCCGGTATAATAGCTGAAAACAGGATTTTTAGGGAATAAGCTATCCAGTGTATGTAAATCATTTAGAGCTGCTGCATAATTTCCATTATCTAAATTGGATTTAATGATGGGAACAACTTTTTGAGCATATTCCTCTTTTTCTACATAAACTTGGGAAAACAGGGTGGTGGTAGCTAGTAATGCATAGAATGCAGTAAGCAGTAGCCTTTTTAGCATGGTGATTGGGTTCAAATGGATAGGTCTACTTTTCAAATTTTTACAAATATCCAAATTAAATTATTTTAAACCAAATTGAAGGAAGTAGGTTACAAACAAAATGCTGTTTATCGAAGTTTCCTCTAAAGTAGAGAGTTTCATACTTCAAATGGAGGAACAATACTATCATCAATTTGATTATTAATTTCTAGCTCTTCGGATGATTCATTTTTTTCATCCAATCGGCTTACACTTAAAATGATTCCTACTGCAATACTGGAAAACCAGATAGAAGTTCCTCCCATACTTAAAAATGGAAGTGGTTGACCGGTTACCGGAAAAAGGTTACTTGCTACTGCCATGTTGATGAGTCCTTGAAAAATAAGACTAAAGGTACATCCCATGGCTAGTAATGCACCAAAAGTATGATTGCATTTAATCACGATTCGAATTCCTCTAAAGAGAATAATCAGATACAAGAATAAAACAAAGATTCCAAAAAATAATCCGTATTCTTCAATGATAATGGCGTAAATAAAATCTGAATAGGATTGAGGTAAAAAATACCGCTGGTCACTGTGTCCTGGACCTTTTCCAAGCAACCCACCGGTTGCGATGGCTATTTTAGCTTGTTCTACCTGGTATTGCTCTTCTGAGTTGTCGTCAGAGGATTTTCCCTTCATAAAATCTTCCACCCGTTGTTCCCAGGTCGCCAACCTAGGCATAGCTTGTGGAAATGCCTTTCCTAGTAAAACAATAAATACAATACCGGCCAAGGAAATACCTATCATTTGAAATAAGTACCTGTAATTTAAGCGGCCGATAAAGAGAAGGATTAAACAGGTTACAAAAAGTACCGCAGCTGTAGAAAAATTGCTTCTTACAATTAATGCGCAAATTCCAAAAACAGGCAGCATGATATGTAATGCAACCCATTTGTTGTCTGATAGTTTTTCTTTGCTTCTACTCATAACCCTGGCGAGGTACATGATCAAAGAAAGTTTGGCAATATCTGAAGGTTGGAAGGTTATATTGATGCCTGGAATTACCAGCCAACGACTTGCTTGGTTTATACTGGCTCCCATAAAAAAGGTCAAGAATAGAAGAAGTACACCTAACCCTATCCCTAGTTGAGAAAGTGGGGAGAAGTATTTATAAGGTATTTGGTGGAATGCCCACATTAGTCCAAGTCCAAAAACGATTATAAATATATGCTTATAAAGATAAAATTCGGTATTACCTGACTGATAGCGATAGGCCAGTGAGCCGGTTGAACTATAAACGGCTAAAATTGAAATTAAGGATAAAAGGAGAACTACCAGCCAAATGACTTTATCACCTTTCAAATATGTATCCAAGGAATTCACTAAAAACTATATAGTCGAAAAAAGATTGCGAACTGCTTTTTTATATTTGTTACCTCGATCTTGGTAACTATCAAATAAATCGAAACTCCCGCCGGCTGGAGATAGTAATACAACATCCCCTTTTTGAGCCATTGCAAATCCAGCGCGAACTGCCTCTTCAGCCGTTGAAACGGAAATAATAAGGTCAACTGTATTGGTAAAGGAATGAAAGATTTTTTGGCTTTCTCTGGTAAGACAAATAGTACCTTTTACTTTGTCTTTAACTATTGCATCCAGATTAGAATAGTCGTTTCCTTCATCCAAACCGCCCACAATCCAAATAATGGGTTTTGTCATTCGGTCGAGGCTATACCATGTTAAATCAACATTGGTAGCCTTGGAGTCATTAATAAACTCAATCCCTTTGAATTCACCAAGTGATTCAAGGCGGTGTTCTGCATTTGGAATATCATCAACGCTTTCACGGATGATGCTTCTTCTGATTTCCAGAAATGTACTGAAAAGATCGGAACTTAACCCTATTTCTTGTTTATCCATTAGGCAGTATTGGTAGAAAGCCAAAGATAACTTAGGGTAGGGAAGAGGTTTTTAAGGGAAATAAAACTTGTTAACGAAGAAAAGTTAAAAAGCGCTAATTTGCTCTTTTAACTCATCAACCGCCTGATTTAATATTCGAACAGTCTTTTCTATCTGACTAGGAATTATTTCAAGGTTGATTTGATTTAAAGAATTGTTTTCCAATTCTCGGATTTCGTCTTCCATTTCAACAATGCCAAAGAAAGTCATTGATGGTTTTATTTTGTGGGCGATGGATTTGATGGTTTGGTAATCGTGGTTGGCCAATGCGGTTTGCATTTTTTCCAAATTTCCGGGAGTTTCGTCAATAAAAGCCTCTGCTACTTCTTTAATAAATTCAGTGCTACCGCCGGAAAGCTCATTTAAATAGTCAAGATTTGTTACCATTTTCAATAGAATCTGGCACTTATACTTGTAAAAATAAAAAAGGTTATGGCCGAAAATTATGCTGCCGGTTGAGCTCCTGCGGCACTTGGTGCAGAAATGGTTTCTATATCACGATCAAATAAATACATACCGGCACTATCTTTTCCTATTAAATTTAATTTGTCTAATACCGTTTTTGCCAGGTTTTCTTCTTCCAATTGTTCAGTGACATACCATTGTAAGAAGTTGTGGGTGGTGAAGTCTTTTTCCTGAAGACATAATCCCACCAATCCATTTATTTCATTAGTTACTTGCCTTTCATGGTCTAGCACAAGTTGGAATAAATCCTTTACACTTTTAAAGGTTTTTGGAGGAAGTTTTGATCCCGGAGAAATACCATGTCCTCCCCGTTCGTTGATAAAGTGGATTAGTTTTAGCATATGTATCCGCTCCTCTTCTGCATGCTTATAAAGAAAACGGGATGTTCCTTCTAGTCCATTTACCTCCGCCCATGATGCCATAGCCAGATATAAATTAGAAGAATAAAATTCCATGGAAATTTGGTCGTTGAGCGCTTTTTCTATTTTTGAATTCATCGGATTGCAAGTTGCGCAAAAATAGAATTTAATCCTTTCCGGAATATAAGAATGTTCACTTAACCAAGGATTGATTTTCTAAGTATACTTGTTGGGAAATGCCCAAAATTACCGATTAAAATTTTCTTTCTTTATTTAGTAAATTTTGAAGATTATATCTGAGTTGAGTTTTTAAACTATCCCTTTGATTTTATGGTGCTATTTTTTGATTTTTATTACTTAAGTATTTGTTTATTTTTGCTGCATTAAGAAAAAAATGAAATATCTTTATTTAAGCATTTGGGCTATCTTGTTTTTGGGTATAAATTTAGGCTATTCTCAATCAAAAAAAAACAAATTCATCAAAAGATTTGGAGTTAATATGGGGTGAAAATTTTAGAATCCCTAAGAAGCATTTCCAGTTAGATTTTACAGGCAATCCAGACGATGGTTATGTTAATATTTGCTGGAGGAATAAGAAAAGTATTGCACTTCAGCATTTTGATAAAAATCTGAAATTTAAGAAAGAAGAAATTATTAGTAATAAGGAGAAAAAGGGTAGTATATTTGAAGGGACAGTAAAATTAAACGGTCGTTTTTTTATTCGGCAGGTTCGCAGAGACAAAAAAGCCAACAAATCCTATTGTATTGTTCAAGAAGTTGATGTAAAGTCCGGCAAACTTTTGGCGGAAAAGGTTTTGTGTGAAGGAGAATATAGAAGTTCTAATTTTTATTACAAATCCAGCAAAGACAAGGATTATTTTATGGTGTATTTCACCAAGCCTAAAGAAAGCAGAAGGGATTCTAAAAATTTCGAAACCTATTGTTTTAGGGTGTTTGATATGAATTTAAATAAGAAATGGGGGAAAGATGTTAGGCTTCCGTACCCTGAATCTGAAATACGTGCACAAGAGTTTACTTTGACTTCCAAAGGGGAGGTGTATATGTTAATGAAAAAACACCAGGATAATGGAGGTAAGAAGTTGAAGGGTTCTAAGGATACCGATTTAGATGGAAAAGCTTCAAGTAACTTTGGTTTGGAATTATACAAAGTGGATCCGAATGATTTTGAAATGGATAAAATCAAAGTGAAGTTTAATCCAAAATACTACTATTCTACTGTTAAGTTTTTCGAAACCGATGTCAATCAACTATTGTTGATAAGCCTATATTCTTCAGCCAAAAATGATTCGTATGATGGTTTATCGCTTATGACTTTTAATCCTGAAGCCGGAGAATTTGAAGAATCCCAATTGTATGAAATACCAACAGAATTAATTAAAGAGTTTGAAAGCGCTAAGGAAAATAGGAAGCGAGACAAAAAGGCTAAGAAAAAGGGTGATAATGATGAAGAAGCGGCTAGTTTGGAACTTAGGAGTGCAATTTTGGATAAGGATGGAAATCTCTACATTACTGCTGAGCAATATTATCTAGTTATTACCTCGCATACCCATACCGATGGCAAAGGTGGAAGTTATACTACCTATACCTATCATCACTATTTCCAGGATGTATATGTGTTTAAGATAAACAAGGAGAAGTCTTTGGAATGGGTAAAGAAAATCCCGAAAAATCAAGCTTCAGTTAATACTACCCGAACAATGGGAATTCACTCGATGGTATATAATGGTGATTATTATTTGGTTTATTTTGATAACACGGATAACTTGAAATTATCCGGCAGTAAAAGTCCATCGGTTTACGGACCAGGCAAAGGGATGCTATGTTACTCTAAAATAAATTCCGAAGGAAAAGTTCCGAAGGAAAAGTTGTTTGATATTAAAGAAGAAGAAAAGTACCTTGAAGTTACAGATTTCGAGCGAGTTGCCGAAGGAACTTACCTAACAACTGCTTATTTTAAGAAAGATAAAAACCCGGTAATTCTTAGGGTTAAAGATTAATTAAAACTTCCTATTACTGCCTTCTCCCGGCGGGAAATCCAAAGAATAATGCAATCCGCGGCTTTCCTGCCTTTTCATGGCACAGCGAATAATAATGTAACTCACATTAATCAAGTTTCTTAATTCGCATAACTGGGTAGATAAGGTGGTTCGGTTATATAGGTCTTCGTTTTCCTGGTAAATAATATTTAGCCTGTCTAAGGCTCTCTTAAGTCTAAGGTTTGAGCGAACAATTCCGACATAACTGCTCATTATTTGCTGAACCTCTTTTAAATTTTGGGTAATTAATACCATTTCTTCCGGATAGGAAGTTCCGCTATCATCCCAGTTGGGAATTTGATTGTTAATATCGATAGTATCCAGGTTTTCAATGGCATCCATAGCTGCTTTATGTGCATAAACTACAGCTTCCAGCAAGGAATTGGATGCTAAACGGTTGGCACCATGTAAGCCTGTGCTACTGCATTCTCCTGCCGCATATAGGTTTTTTATGCTTGAACGTCCATTTAGGTCAACTTTAATCCCGCCGCAGATGTAATGAGCAGCAGGTACAACCGGAATATAATCCTTTGCTAAATCAATTCCAAGACTTAAACATTTGGCGTAAATATTCGGGAAATGGTTCACGAGTCCGTGTTTGTCTAAGTGAGTGCAATCCAACCAAACATGGTCTTCTCCCGACATTTTCAATTCGTTGTCAATCGCTCTGGCCACAATATCTCGAGGAGCTAGAGAGCCTCTTGAATCATATTTGTGCATAAATTCTTGGCCATTTTTGGTTCTTAAAATCCCGCCATGTCCTCGAACGGCTTCACTAATTAAAAAGGAAGGACGTTCACCGGGATTATACAAGGAGGTTGGATGAAACTGAATAAATTCCATGTTTTCTACTCTCCCTTTTGCTCTGTAAACCATGGCAATTCCATCTCCTGTTGCAATTTCAGGATTGGTGGTACTTGTATAAACATTACCTGCTCCACCGGTAGCCATTAAAGTGGTTTTTGCTAATATGGTTTCTACCTTTTTTGACTTGATATTAAGTACATAAACGCCGAAGCACTGAATATCCGGAGTGTTTTTGTTTACTTCAACACCCAAGTGATGCTGGGTAATAATATCAACGGCGAAATAATGATCAAAAATTTGAATATTCGGATGGTTCTTAGCTTGATTTAATAAGGCTCTTTCAATCTCAAACCCGGTTTTGTCTTTGTAATGAAGAATTCGTTTTTCACTATGACCACCTTCCTTGGCTAAATGGTACTCTCCCGATTCCGTTTTGTCAAATTGGGTACCCCAATCGGCAAGTTCTTTTACTCGTTCTGTTCCTTCATTGATAACCATTCTAACAACTGCTTCTTCGCAAAGTCCGTCTCCGCATTCCAGGGTGTCTTTTACATGTTTTTCATAACTATCGTGCTCATAAATTACAGCAGCAATACCTCCTTGTGCATATTTCGTATTGCTTTCATCTTCATTGGCTTTGGTAACCATTATTACCTTGCCTTTTTCTGCCACTTTTAGTGCATAGCTTAAACCGGCTATTCCTGATCCAATGATTAAAAAATCTGTTTTCATACTTTAATTAAAATTCCAAAGAGTACAAGCCACAACTCCTGCAGTTTCGGTTCGTAATCTAGAGTTACCTAATGAAATGGGTTGAAAGTTTCTTTCTATTGCCGCCTTGACTTCTTCTTCGGTAAAATCTCCTTCTGGTCCAATATAGATAGATGTGGCTTGATTGAGATCCTTAAAACCGGCTAGTGGTGAGCGCTCCAAATGACCAATGCAGTGTGCTATAAGTTTAATTGGATTGGAATCTGATAGACAATCCTTGAATTTTTTTTCTGAATTAAGAATGGGTAGATGCAATCTTCCACTTTGTTTCATAGCGGAAATAAGAATTTTTTGCCACCTCTCATGCTTGGCAAAAAACTTTTCACTTCGCTGGGTAATCAGCGGAGTGATGGATCCAATTCCTATTTCGGTTGTTTTTTCTAAGAACCATTCAAAACGTTCGGGATTTTTCGGCAATGCCATGAAAATGTGCAACAAGGGTGCTTGTAGTTCTTGCTGTTTCAATTGCAGTATCTCTGCCGAAAAATCGTTTGGCTTACCCGATACAATTCGAGCATCCCATAAATCTCCTTTTCCGTTCGTAACCTGAATGATATCGCCTTCCCGATGTCGAAGCGTTTTTAAAGCATGCTGTCCTTCTTCCGGTGAGAATCGAAGAAGGTTTTGGCTCTGTTCTGTAGCGTAAAACAATGTCATTCTAGTTTGCGAAAGTAGGTCGTTCGTAGGTATTTAAGAAAAGAAATTTGATAATTGAATTTTGTTGGCTTTCTTTGTCCTCAAATTAAGATGGCTCGTAAACGAATATTAATTACCGGAGCGGCCGGGTTTTTGGGTTCTCACCTGTGCGATCGCTTTATTGCCGAGGATTTCCATGTGATTGGAATGGATAACCTGATAACAGGTGACTTGCGTAATATTGAACACCTTTTCAAACTGGAGAATTTTGAATTCTATAACCATGATGTAAGCAAATTTGTTCATGTTCCGGGCGAGTTGCATTACATCTTGCATTTTGCGAGCCCCGCAAGTCCAATTGATTACCTGAAAATTCCTATCCAAACACTTAAAGTGGGCTCCTTGGGAACCCATAATTTGCTAGGACTAGCTAAAGCAAAAGGTGCAAGGATTTTAGTTGCTTCAACTTCCGAAGTTTATGGTGATCCCTTGGTGCATCCTCAAACCGAAGACTATTGGGGTAATGTTAACCCAATAGGTCCAAGGGGAGTTTACGACGAAGCTAAACGTTTTCAAGAAGCCATCACAATGGCCTATCATACTTACCACCAGGTTGAAACTAGAATCGTACGTATTTTTAATACCTATGGTCCAAGAATGCGACTAAATGACGGTAGAGTTCTACCTGCCTTTATTGGTCAAGCTTTGCGAGGTGAGGATTTAACCATGTTCGGTGACGGAAGTCAAACCCGTTCATTCTGC
This region includes:
- a CDS encoding SDR family oxidoreductase, encoding MARKRILITGAAGFLGSHLCDRFIAEDFHVIGMDNLITGDLRNIEHLFKLENFEFYNHDVSKFVHVPGELHYILHFASPASPIDYLKIPIQTLKVGSLGTHNLLGLAKAKGARILVASTSEVYGDPLVHPQTEDYWGNVNPIGPRGVYDEAKRFQEAITMAYHTYHQVETRIVRIFNTYGPRMRLNDGRVLPAFIGQALRGEDLTMFGDGSQTRSFCYVSDLVEGIYRLLFSDYAYPVNVGNPSEITIKEFGEEILKLTGANQKLISLPLPKDDPKQRQPDITKAKSILGWEPKVSRAEGLKITYEYFKSLPTEELFKKEHRFS
- a CDS encoding 16S rRNA (uracil(1498)-N(3))-methyltransferase; the protein is MTLFYATEQSQNLLRFSPEEGQHALKTLRHREGDIIQVTNGKGDLWDARIVSGKPNDFSAEILQLKQQELQAPLLHIFMALPKNPERFEWFLEKTTEIGIGSITPLITQRSEKFFAKHERWQKILISAMKQSGRLHLPILNSEKKFKDCLSDSNPIKLIAHCIGHLERSPLAGFKDLNQATSIYIGPEGDFTEEEVKAAIERNFQPISLGNSRLRTETAGVVACTLWNFN
- the nadB gene encoding L-aspartate oxidase, whose translation is MKTDFLIIGSGIAGLSYALKVAEKGKVIMVTKANEDESNTKYAQGGIAAVIYEHDSYEKHVKDTLECGDGLCEEAVVRMVINEGTERVKELADWGTQFDKTESGEYHLAKEGGHSEKRILHYKDKTGFEIERALLNQAKNHPNIQIFDHYFAVDIITQHHLGVEVNKNTPDIQCFGVYVLNIKSKKVETILAKTTLMATGGAGNVYTSTTNPEIATGDGIAMVYRAKGRVENMEFIQFHPTSLYNPGERPSFLISEAVRGHGGILRTKNGQEFMHKYDSRGSLAPRDIVARAIDNELKMSGEDHVWLDCTHLDKHGLVNHFPNIYAKCLSLGIDLAKDYIPVVPAAHYICGGIKVDLNGRSSIKNLYAAGECSSTGLHGANRLASNSLLEAVVYAHKAAMDAIENLDTIDINNQIPNWDDSGTSYPEEMVLITQNLKEVQQIMSSYVGIVRSNLRLKRALDRLNIIYQENEDLYNRTTLSTQLCELRNLINVSYIIIRCAMKRQESRGLHYSLDFPPGEGSNRKF